In the Cellulomonas sp. C5510 genome, GGCGCCAGCGCACCCGCCGGAGCGACGTCGACCCGCTCGCCCAGCAGGGCGGACAGCTCGTCCGCGATCGCCCCGAGGGGCAGCAGACCCCGGCGGCGGACGTCGAGGTCCACGAGCAGGTCGACGTCGGACTCCGCCCCGTCCTCGCCTCGTGCGACCGACCCGAACACCCGGACGTTCGACGCACCGTATCGATGGGTCACGCGGCGAATGGCGTCGCGGTGCGCACGCAACCGGGCCATCCTCGGGGTCCTCACGTCCAGGCGGCGGGGAGCCTCGTCGGCCCGCAGCTCGAGGCGAGCCCCCATCGCCGCGAGCAACCGGTCCAGCGTGTCCACCGCGGGTGAGCTCACGCCCGACTCGTACCGGGAGACCGCGGGCTGCGAGGTCCCCGCCCTCCGGGCGAGCTCGAGCTGGCTCAACCCGGCACGCTCGCGGGTGGTGCGGATCAAGGTGGCGGCATCCACGGTGCACAGCACACCGGTCACAGCATGCGCTGCCGAAACCCTCACTCCTCCCGCGCCCGCACCACTCAGTGGTCACCGAGTGGTGCTCGGCGCCGGTTAGCGTGCCCGTTCCTGAGCAGAGGGAGGCACCACATGGACCGCCAGATCGTGTCGATCGACCTGCAGCTGCCGGAGCGCTGGCGCGTCTGGCGACCGGGCGACGGTCCCCGTGCCGCCCGGCGCGCGGCGGACGAGCTGGCCAGTGGGCCCGTCGCGGGCGCCAGGCTGCGGGCGGCGGTCGAGGCGGTCGACCGGGCGGTGGTCGACCTGCACAGCCGGCACGTCCGCGCCGGGGTGTGGGTACCGGAGCCGACCGGCGACGTGGCCGCGTCCCTGGCGTGCGAGCTGCTCGTCGAGTCGCCCGAGGGGCCGGACGCGGCCGACACCTACCTGGGACGGGTGCGGCGCAAGATCTACCGGTCGCGGCGCACGACGACGCGGATCGCGCACCATGCCGCGAGCCGCTCGCAGGTGCCCGCGGGGACGGCGGTCGTCGCGCTGCGCAGCGAGGGCGCGGCGCGGCACGAAGTGGTCTGGACGGTGTTCCCGCCAGGAGCGCACCAGGCCGTGCAGCTCCGGTTCGACACCCGCGGCAGCCAGCGGTACCCGGAGCTGCTGCGGCACGCCGAGTCGATCGCGACGGCGATGCGGGTCCGGTTCGCGGCGCCGTCACGGGCCTCCGTCGCCACCGCGGCGGGCCGCTGACCCCCGGCCCGTGCACACCAGGTCCACAGCCCCGTGGGCGTGCATCCACAGGGCGCGGACGCGTGGTGCGCCTGACCTGGGACCCGGTGCACAACCTGGGGATGAATCCTGTGGATAGAGCCGGACATATCGCCCGAACGGGTGGCGCCGCCGCACGACATCCGGGGTCGAGCACTGTGGACAACAACCCGGCGGTTGTGGACAGAGGCGCCCGGGCACGGAGAAGGGCCCCTCGGAGTAAGCGTCCGAGGGGCCCTTCCCGTGGCCGTCGACCGGCTTCCCCCGACGAGTCGGGGACCGGCGGCCGCTCTGACGGTGCGGCTCCGTCCCGGCACCCGGTGGGCACCCCCGAGAGGGCACCTCCCGCAGGCGGGACGGCGGCGACCAGGCCGTCGGGGTCCCACGAGGACTCTGCGTCGTCATCCGCAGCCCTGCCGGTCTCCCGGCCGGGGCGTCCCGTCGTTCTCCCTCTGGCCCGACCTCTCCGGTCCCGCTCCGAGGGCGTCCGGCGAACCGGTCGTCCTGCGGTGACGGGCTGTCCGTCGAGGTCGATGGAGCAGTTCTAGTCCTGCCCGGGAACACCCCGCAAGGCCCTGGAGCAGGCAGTTTTCGTCCACCGGTCGATGCACATGTTGTCCACACGTTCACCTGCGTGATCGCGCGGAACCCACAGGGCTGTGCACAGAATCTGTGGACGACGACGGCGTCGGCGCGCCTCCCTCGGCGTGCGGGGGCGGCCCCGTAGCGTCGTCCACGGATCGAGGCCCCTCGGAGTAAGCGTCCGAGGGGCCTCGCCGCGTCTCCGGTGCCGGTGCTCAGGCCCCGACGTCGTGCAGGTGGTGCACCACGTCGTGCAGGAAGTACTGGCCGAGCGTGGTCACGGTGAACGCGGAGCCGTTCGAGCGGAGCCCGGTGCGCTCCCACTGGTCGGCGCGCACGGTCTGGAACCGGGCGGCGAGGGCGGCGGCGGCGTCGGCCAGCTCGTCGGCGACGCGGCCCGGGTCCTGGAGGTCGTAGCGGTCCTCGACGGCGGTCGCGTCCTGGTCCCAGCTGGGGAACTGCGGGCCGTCCTCCTCGAGCATGAGCCTCAGCCGCTCGTCGAACACCCGGTGGACGTCGCGCACGTGCGCGCCGTACTCCAGCGGGGACCAGACGGCCGGGTCGGGGCGGTCGCGGACGTCGATCCGGCCGAGCGCCGCCCGCCAGCGCGGGACGAGGTCGTGGATCGTCGCGGCCAGCTGCGGGCCGGCGACATCGGTCCCGGCGAATCCGCACTCCGGGCACCGTTCGCGCAGCACCCACGTCCAGTCCTTCGCGTCGGGCGCGGCCGGCGCGTAGGCGGGGACGGCGTCCGCGGTCGCGGGTTCGTGGGGTTCGTCGGGCTCGGTCGGGGCGGGTGCGGCGTCAGCGGTCACGCCCTCGACGGTAACCCGGGAGGCGCCTGCGACGTCGTCATCCCGCGGGGCCGTCAGCCGGGCGGGCGCCCTCGGCGCGACCTGAGGTCGACACGACGACCCCCAGGGCTAGGGTAGGCAATCCTAACTTCGTCCGGTACGTTTGCTGACACGGCGTCAGGACGACGCCGCACCACCACGTCCGGGAGTCGCGATGACCGCCACGCACGACCTGCCCGCCGCAGCGACCCGCGCCGACGACGACGCCCGCGCACCCCTGTCGACGATGCTGCGCGAGGGCACCCGCGCCGAGCACGAGGCCGCCGAGGGATCGGCATTCGTGGACGACCTGCTCGCCGGCCGCCTCACCGTGGCCGCCTACGCGGACCTCGCGCTGCAGCTGCACACCGTCTACCGGGCGCTGGAGGAGGTCGGCGACGCCGTGCGCGGCACCCCTGCCGGTGCGGGCGTCGTCTTCGACGAGCTGCGGCGCGTCCCCGCCCTCGAGTCCGACCTGGCCCACCTGCTCGGCCCGGCGTGGCGGGCGGCAGCCGACCCGCTGCCGGCCACCGCCGCCTACGCCGCGGAGATCCGGGACGGCGGCGCGGACGCCGGGGCGTACGTCGCGCACGCGTACACGCGCTACCTGGGCGACCTGTCCGGCGGGCAGGTCATCGGGCGGATGGTGCAGCGCCACTACGGCGTCCCGGACGCGGGCGTCGGGTTCTACGCGTTCCCGGCGGTCCCGAAGCCCAAGCCGTTCAAGGACCTGTACCGCGCCCGGGTCGACGCGCTGCCCCTGACCGACGCCCAGCGGGACGCCGTCGTGGACCGCGCCCGTGCCGCGTTCCGGCACAACAGGGCGCTGTTCGCGGCGCTCGGCGAGCGGCACCGCCCGGCCTGACGGCCCGCCTCGGAGCGTGCTGACGCTTCGTGCGAGAATGTCAGCATGCCCAAGATCATCGGCGGCTCGCTGCACGAGCACCGCGAGCAGACCCGGCTGCGGTTGTTCGGCGCGCTGTCGCGCCTGATGGGCGAGCGCGGCTTCGACGCCATCACGCTCGCCGACATCGCCCAGGCCGCCGGCGTGGGACGCACCGCGGTGTACAACCACTTCGCGGACAAGGAGTCGATGCTCGTCGGCTTCATCCTGCACGAGACCGAGCAGTACGTCGCCGCCCTGGAGGCCGAGCTCGCCGGCGTCGACGACCCGACCGCCCAGCTGCGCGCGTACGTGCGCGCCCAGTGCGAGCTCAAGCGCGACTACCACCTGGCGCCCGGGCCGGACCTCCGCTCCGTGCTCTCCCGCGGCACCCAGCAGCGCGTCCGCGAGCACGTCGTGCTGGTCGAGTCGCTGCTGCGCCGCATCCTGGCGGCGGGTATCGAGTCCGGCGAGTTCCCGGAGCAGGACCTCGGCACGACGGTCTCGCTGGTCAACGCCTGCCTGAGCAGCCGAGGGCTCCCGGACGACCCGGAGGCCCGCGAGCGAGCCGTGGAGTCCACCGTGCTGTTCGTGCTGCGCGCCGTCGGTGCCGGCGAGCGCGCCGAGGTCGCCGCGGCGGAGCCGGTGCCCGCCTGACGCGCCGCACATCACCCGCCTGCGCGCGCCCCGGTGCGCGGAACCCGTGTGGGCAGGGCCGCGGTCGGCGATGATGTGCGCGTGACCGACGCACCGACGCCGGCCCGGGCAGCCGCACCCCGGGGTGACGGGGACGACGCCCGGCAGCTCGCGCTGCTCGCGCACCGCCTCGGCGGGCTGCTGACGCTGGCCGACGCGCACGAGGCCGCCGCCGCCGCCGCGCGCGACGTGCTGCGCGCCGGCGTCGCCGCGGTGACGCGGCGGGAGCAGGACCAGTGGCAGGTGCTCGCGGCGGACCCCGCGGACGAGGCGGACGCCGTGCTCGACGCCGTCCGCGACGGCGAGGCCGCCCGCGCGCTCGGGCACCGGCAGGAGACGTGGCGCCGCAGCCCCGGAGACGCCGCCCGCAGCCGTCCCGCGCTGGTGGCGCCCGTGGTGGTCAACGGCGAGCTGTGGGGCACGCTGTGCGCCGTCCGGGACGAGCGCGCGCTGCCGTTCACGCGCGACGACGCCGCGCGCGGCGAGGTGCTGGGCACGCTGCTCGGCGCCCACATCGCCCGGCTCGACCTGGCGGAGCAGGTCCGCCACCTGGTGTCCGACGACGCGCTGACCGGCCTGGGCACCCGCCGTGTCGCCGACGAGGCCGCACAGGCCGCGATCGACTCCGGCGACGAGACGTGCATCGTGATGTGCGACGTCGACGGCCTCAAGCGGGTCAACGACGAGCTCGGGCACGACGCCGGCGACGACCTGCTGCGCGCCGTCGCGGCCGTGCTCCGGCGCGCCAGCAGCGGGCTGCCCGGGTCCACCGCCGCGCGGATCGGCGGTGACGAGTTCTGCGTCGTCACGTGCGGCATCCCGCGGACCACCGTCGTGCAGGTGATGGACGCGACCGTCGGCGACGCCACGTTGCCGCACGGGTCCTCGCTGTCCTACGGCATCGCCTCGTCGGCCCGCGGCTCGCTGGGCGCCGCCCCGACGCCGCGCTCCCTGTTCCGGCGCGCGGACGCCGCGCAGTACCACGCGAAGCGGAGCCACGCCGCGGCCCGCGCCCGCCAGTACCGTGCGGACGACCCGGGCGCCGTCCTCGGGCGGGCGGTCGCTGCGGGTGTGACCGCCCTCGCCGCGACCGGGCCTGCGCCGCTGTCCCGCCTCTGCGCGCTCGCGGCCGCGCTGACCGAGGCGATGGGCGGCTCCGGGTGGTCGGTGTCCCGGGACGCCGGCCCGTCGGGTGACGGTCCGGTGGTGGTGGCGCGCGGCGGCACGGC is a window encoding:
- a CDS encoding helix-turn-helix domain-containing protein, whose protein sequence is MDAATLIRTTRERAGLSQLELARRAGTSQPAVSRYESGVSSPAVDTLDRLLAAMGARLELRADEAPRRLDVRTPRMARLRAHRDAIRRVTHRYGASNVRVFGSVARGEDGAESDVDLLVDLDVRRRGLLPLGAIADELSALLGERVDVAPAGALAPHVAESALAEAVPL
- a CDS encoding DinB family protein, whose protein sequence is MLRERCPECGFAGTDVAGPQLAATIHDLVPRWRAALGRIDVRDRPDPAVWSPLEYGAHVRDVHRVFDERLRLMLEEDGPQFPSWDQDATAVEDRYDLQDPGRVADELADAAAALAARFQTVRADQWERTGLRSNGSAFTVTTLGQYFLHDVVHHLHDVGA
- a CDS encoding heme oxygenase (biliverdin-producing), giving the protein MTATHDLPAAATRADDDARAPLSTMLREGTRAEHEAAEGSAFVDDLLAGRLTVAAYADLALQLHTVYRALEEVGDAVRGTPAGAGVVFDELRRVPALESDLAHLLGPAWRAAADPLPATAAYAAEIRDGGADAGAYVAHAYTRYLGDLSGGQVIGRMVQRHYGVPDAGVGFYAFPAVPKPKPFKDLYRARVDALPLTDAQRDAVVDRARAAFRHNRALFAALGERHRPA
- a CDS encoding TetR/AcrR family transcriptional regulator — protein: MPKIIGGSLHEHREQTRLRLFGALSRLMGERGFDAITLADIAQAAGVGRTAVYNHFADKESMLVGFILHETEQYVAALEAELAGVDDPTAQLRAYVRAQCELKRDYHLAPGPDLRSVLSRGTQQRVREHVVLVESLLRRILAAGIESGEFPEQDLGTTVSLVNACLSSRGLPDDPEARERAVESTVLFVLRAVGAGERAEVAAAEPVPA
- a CDS encoding diguanylate cyclase; the protein is MTDAPTPARAAAPRGDGDDARQLALLAHRLGGLLTLADAHEAAAAAARDVLRAGVAAVTRREQDQWQVLAADPADEADAVLDAVRDGEAARALGHRQETWRRSPGDAARSRPALVAPVVVNGELWGTLCAVRDERALPFTRDDAARGEVLGTLLGAHIARLDLAEQVRHLVSDDALTGLGTRRVADEAAQAAIDSGDETCIVMCDVDGLKRVNDELGHDAGDDLLRAVAAVLRRASSGLPGSTAARIGGDEFCVVTCGIPRTTVVQVMDATVGDATLPHGSSLSYGIASSARGSLGAAPTPRSLFRRADAAQYHAKRSHAAARARQYRADDPGAVLGRAVAAGVTALAATGPAPLSRLCALAAALTEAMGGSGWSVSRDAGPSGDGPVVVARGGTASLHVSGMRQVELASAPWTVQLESTLSSTDRTVGTTLQTLVSLAVLGAS